In the genome of Candidatus Saccharibacteria bacterium oral taxon 488, one region contains:
- a CDS encoding DUF2797 domain-containing protein, with product MNFENHCGQACPEQAIAETKYENCIKCRDRRGFNPAFYHANSVLTRQEKINQQPHFVYLAYFAPGAIKVGISQEKRGIRRLLEQGARLALKLETFTSALIARQYEAKIASLSGIMETVAASKKLGLIKHPLDTAAAEKTLADALVRIHHQLGLDFPNREFITCEDYFHTDGRDLSSVIDMTGNSTMAGTVVSIIGPILITDYDGQLLAYNVKKFIGYQAQAVDGAIDIAIPSTQLALF from the coding sequence GTGAATTTTGAGAATCATTGCGGCCAAGCGTGCCCAGAGCAGGCAATAGCGGAGACAAAATATGAGAACTGCATCAAATGCCGTGACCGAAGAGGGTTTAATCCAGCATTTTATCATGCTAACTCGGTGTTAACCCGGCAGGAAAAAATCAATCAGCAGCCGCACTTCGTCTATCTGGCATATTTCGCGCCGGGAGCCATTAAAGTCGGTATCTCGCAGGAAAAGCGCGGTATTCGGCGACTGTTGGAACAGGGGGCACGGCTGGCGTTGAAACTAGAGACGTTTACTTCGGCGTTGATCGCCCGGCAATATGAGGCGAAAATTGCCAGTCTGAGTGGCATCATGGAAACAGTGGCCGCCAGCAAAAAACTGGGGCTGATCAAACACCCACTGGACACTGCGGCAGCAGAAAAAACCTTGGCTGATGCATTGGTGCGCATTCACCACCAATTGGGGCTGGATTTCCCAAACCGAGAATTCATCACATGTGAAGATTATTTTCACACGGATGGCCGCGATCTTAGTAGTGTGATTGACATGACAGGGAACAGTACCATGGCCGGCACAGTCGTCAGTATCATCGGCCCGATCCTCATCACCGACTACGACGGGCAGCTACTGGCATACAACGTGAAAAAGTTCATCGGCTACCAAGCCCAGGCAGTTGACGGCGCCATTGACATCGCAATACCCAGCACGCAGCTGGCGCTGTTTTAA
- a CDS encoding AAA family ATPase produces MKVFNSLDPTEKPSILMVVYGEGGVGKTTFAATAPRPIIADCENGSKYFGLRGIAADVALIEKWDDMQEFMQIALTEDYDTVIIDPIGELMEKLIAYMRNRADSKLVQRDGNPTMAGWGWLKSTMRNFLKTMRDSGKHIVIVAHVQEKDDDGRVIKRPMVATRLSEELVNLVDIVGYMTTINDTETGDTKRLIIVDPASDKYVAKDRTGRLGRYIEPDFTKIVDGVRGDAEYAWIAPAPTLASREQIEAAAKPTIPSSRVEMTDARLGKSEADRK; encoded by the coding sequence ATGAAAGTCTTTAATAGTTTAGATCCGACCGAAAAACCATCAATTCTGATGGTTGTCTACGGCGAGGGCGGCGTTGGTAAAACAACGTTCGCAGCCACCGCACCGCGACCGATTATCGCTGACTGCGAGAACGGTAGCAAATACTTCGGACTTCGCGGCATCGCGGCCGACGTGGCGCTGATTGAAAAATGGGACGATATGCAGGAGTTCATGCAAATTGCACTCACTGAAGACTACGACACGGTAATCATCGACCCGATTGGCGAGCTGATGGAGAAGTTGATCGCCTACATGCGAAATAGAGCCGACAGCAAACTGGTCCAGCGTGACGGCAACCCGACCATGGCCGGCTGGGGCTGGCTGAAATCGACCATGCGGAACTTCCTGAAAACCATGCGCGACAGCGGCAAGCATATTGTCATCGTGGCTCACGTTCAAGAGAAAGACGATGATGGCCGAGTTATTAAACGTCCGATGGTCGCCACAAGGCTATCTGAGGAACTGGTCAACCTGGTGGATATCGTCGGTTACATGACGACGATAAATGACACCGAGACTGGCGACACTAAGCGCCTGATCATCGTTGATCCAGCCAGCGACAAGTACGTCGCCAAAGACCGCACTGGCCGGCTAGGACGCTACATCGAGCCAGACTTCACGAAAATCGTCGATGGAGTAAGAGGCGACGCTGAGTACGCGTGGATTGCACCGGCGCCGACATTGGCAAGCCGAGAGCAGATTGAAGCGGCTGCCAAACCAACCATTCCAAGCTCACGCGTCGAGATGACTGACGCTCGCCTTGGTAAATCTGAAGCAGACAGGAAGTAA
- a CDS encoding YbaB/EbfC family nucleoid-associated protein, with translation MAFDQVKMLQQLRKAQKQLGKEIIEVEAGDGAVIVQITGELKIKSIKINPKMVDLDNIEQLEHWIQIAIRDGLAKAQEVAAETMKPLMGGLGNLPF, from the coding sequence ATGGCGTTTGACCAAGTCAAGATGTTGCAGCAACTGCGCAAGGCCCAAAAACAACTCGGTAAAGAAATCATTGAAGTAGAAGCCGGCGACGGTGCGGTGATTGTCCAGATCACCGGCGAGCTAAAAATTAAGTCGATCAAGATTAATCCAAAGATGGTTGACCTCGATAATATCGAGCAGCTGGAGCACTGGATTCAGATCGCAATTCGCGACGGTCTAGCCAAAGCACAGGAAGTTGCTGCCGAGACGATGAAACCGCTGATGGGCGGGCTAGGCAACTTGCCGTTCTAA
- the rplJ gene encoding 50S ribosomal protein L10, producing MAISRDKKQTLVAELTELLKDAKGTAFARYQGLSVAELQELRKAAREANVVIKVVKNRLVRVALQDIDTYKETGTDLLAGQLVYAISAEDEVMPAKVLDTFAKTHPALQLAGGFSGEGLSINEADIKALAGLPSKDQLIAEVVAQLLSPVHDTVGALGGNLHGLLDGIEAKATA from the coding sequence ATGGCAATTTCACGCGATAAAAAACAAACTTTGGTTGCTGAACTAACCGAGCTTCTCAAAGACGCCAAAGGTACGGCATTTGCGCGGTACCAGGGTCTGAGCGTGGCTGAATTGCAAGAGCTGCGCAAGGCCGCTCGCGAAGCAAACGTCGTCATCAAGGTGGTCAAAAACCGCTTGGTACGCGTAGCATTGCAGGACATTGACACCTACAAAGAGACCGGCACTGACTTATTAGCAGGCCAATTGGTTTACGCCATTAGCGCCGAAGATGAGGTCATGCCAGCCAAGGTTCTGGACACGTTTGCAAAGACGCATCCAGCACTGCAGTTGGCCGGTGGCTTCTCAGGTGAAGGCCTGAGCATCAACGAAGCTGACATCAAAGCGCTGGCAGGCTTGCCAAGCAAAGACCAGCTCATCGCCGAAGTGGTGGCACAGCTGCTCTCACCAGTCCACGACACCGTGGGCGCACTTGGCGGCAATTTGCACGGCTTACTGGACGGCATCGAAGCCAAAGCTACGGCTTAA
- the dnaB gene encoding replicative DNA helicase, whose translation MSEKTQTETIAGKLPPQNLDAEKSLLGAVLIDEEVLADASEIVKPNDFYDKNHGLIFAGMMRLFEKHKPVDLLTLTDELKRKDELELIGGSAYLTELTNYVPTAAHAAAYAEMVAQTAVRRRLIKASSGITELGYDESTTTQELLEKAEAELFSVSDQSLKQDLVSLESILTDSFDRIEELHRNKGSLRGMRTGYRDLDTMTAGLQKSDLIILAARPAMGKTTLVTNLAYNVATIEKKPVLFFSLEMSKEQLTDRMLADAAGVDSWNIRTGNLSGDDFEKLSEAMGEMAEAPIYIDDTPGLSILEMRTKARRLAHEGEIGLIIVDYLQLMQATNNHNGNRVQEVSEISRGLKLIARELNVPLIALSQLSRSVESRTPPIPQLADLRESGSIEQDADIVSFIYRPGYYEPDNPEVQNITDLIIAKHRNGPVGKIQLYFHPERLRFMSLDRKHD comes from the coding sequence ATGAGCGAAAAAACCCAAACCGAAACCATAGCGGGCAAACTACCGCCGCAAAATCTGGACGCCGAAAAAAGCCTGCTCGGCGCGGTTCTCATCGACGAGGAAGTCCTGGCGGACGCTTCAGAAATCGTCAAACCGAACGACTTTTATGATAAAAACCACGGGCTGATTTTCGCCGGTATGATGCGGCTATTTGAGAAGCACAAGCCGGTTGACCTCTTGACCTTGACTGATGAGCTGAAGCGCAAGGACGAGCTGGAACTCATCGGCGGCTCGGCGTATTTGACAGAACTCACCAACTACGTGCCGACAGCAGCGCACGCGGCGGCGTACGCCGAAATGGTGGCACAAACAGCGGTGCGGCGGCGCTTGATCAAGGCCAGCAGCGGCATCACCGAACTCGGCTATGACGAATCGACGACCACCCAGGAATTATTAGAAAAAGCCGAGGCCGAACTATTCAGCGTCTCCGACCAGTCATTGAAACAGGATTTGGTCAGTCTGGAAAGTATCTTGACCGATAGTTTTGACCGCATCGAGGAGCTTCACCGCAACAAGGGCAGTCTGCGCGGCATGCGGACTGGCTACCGCGATCTAGACACTATGACGGCGGGGCTGCAAAAGTCAGATTTGATTATCCTGGCGGCGCGGCCAGCTATGGGTAAGACGACGCTGGTGACTAACTTGGCGTACAATGTGGCGACGATCGAGAAAAAGCCGGTGCTGTTTTTCAGCCTGGAGATGAGTAAGGAACAGCTGACCGACCGCATGCTGGCGGATGCGGCCGGCGTTGATAGCTGGAATATTCGTACCGGTAATCTAAGCGGCGATGATTTTGAGAAATTATCCGAGGCCATGGGCGAGATGGCAGAAGCGCCGATTTACATCGATGACACGCCGGGCCTCAGCATTCTGGAGATGCGCACCAAGGCTCGCCGCCTAGCACATGAAGGCGAGATTGGCCTGATCATCGTCGACTACCTGCAGCTGATGCAGGCCACCAACAATCACAACGGCAACCGTGTCCAGGAAGTGTCGGAAATTTCCCGCGGCCTGAAGTTGATCGCCCGCGAGCTCAACGTGCCGCTAATCGCTCTGAGTCAGCTGAGCCGTTCGGTCGAGTCGCGGACGCCGCCAATTCCACAGCTAGCCGACCTGCGCGAGTCCGGTTCCATTGAGCAGGACGCCGACATCGTCAGCTTTATTTACCGCCCAGGTTACTACGAACCGGACAATCCGGAAGTCCAAAACATCACTGATCTGATCATCGCCAAGCACCGTAACGGCCCGGTCGGCAAGATTCAGCTGTACTTCCATCCAGAGCGCCTGCGTTTTATGAGCCTTGATCGCAAGCATGACTAG
- the ssb gene encoding single-stranded DNA-binding protein codes for MAAINTVTLIGRVVRDIEIKTTNSGKSVASFALAVDGYGKDADASFIDCVAWNKAAELLAEYAPKGKQIGITGRLQTRIWEKDDIKRKAAEVIIDQFQLLSDAKGGSNTAPATERYAEEDTKSANTTTKQAAKATEDVDLDTPIDLSEIPF; via the coding sequence ATGGCAGCAATCAACACAGTAACTCTAATCGGCCGCGTCGTCCGAGACATTGAAATTAAAACGACGAACAGCGGCAAGTCCGTAGCCTCATTCGCACTAGCGGTTGACGGCTACGGCAAAGATGCTGACGCTAGCTTTATCGATTGCGTTGCCTGGAATAAAGCAGCCGAACTACTGGCAGAGTACGCGCCGAAAGGTAAGCAAATTGGCATAACTGGCAGATTACAAACCAGAATCTGGGAGAAAGATGATATCAAACGTAAAGCGGCTGAAGTCATCATCGATCAGTTCCAGCTTTTGAGCGACGCTAAAGGTGGTAGCAATACCGCACCAGCCACAGAACGATATGCCGAGGAGGACACTAAATCAGCAAATACAACAACTAAACAAGCGGCGAAAGCTACCGAGGACGTTGACCTCGACACGCCGATTGATTTAAGCGAAATACCATTTTAA
- the rplA gene encoding 50S ribosomal protein L1, with product MERRGKKYQEAAKKIEKNKLYSLDEALKLATETSPVKFDASVEIHVRLGVDPRQADQNVRSTVALPHGTGKDVRVAVFAPETEHAAAKKAGADIIGDEEFLKQLDKEELNFDILVATPQYMPKLGKYARLLGPRGLMPNPKSGTVATDVAKAVSEAKAGKVEYRVDKQAIVHLAVGKVSFGADKLAENTRAFLASLNTQKPSSLKGIYVKSIAVATTMGPSVKVETSL from the coding sequence CTGGAGCGCCGCGGCAAGAAATACCAAGAGGCTGCGAAGAAGATTGAGAAAAATAAACTGTACAGTCTTGACGAAGCGCTAAAACTGGCGACTGAGACCAGCCCGGTCAAATTCGACGCCAGCGTTGAAATCCATGTTCGCCTGGGCGTCGATCCGCGCCAAGCCGACCAGAACGTCCGCTCGACCGTAGCACTGCCACACGGCACTGGTAAAGACGTTCGCGTGGCAGTTTTCGCGCCAGAAACCGAACATGCCGCTGCTAAAAAAGCCGGCGCTGACATCATCGGCGACGAGGAGTTCCTGAAGCAGCTGGATAAGGAAGAATTGAACTTTGATATCTTAGTCGCCACGCCGCAATATATGCCGAAACTTGGCAAGTACGCTCGGCTACTCGGCCCGCGTGGTTTGATGCCAAATCCAAAATCCGGCACCGTCGCCACCGACGTCGCTAAAGCGGTGTCCGAAGCCAAGGCCGGCAAGGTCGAGTACCGCGTCGATAAGCAGGCCATCGTCCACTTGGCAGTTGGTAAAGTGTCGTTTGGCGCCGACAAACTGGCGGAAAACACCCGCGCTTTCCTCGCCAGCCTGAACACCCAAAAGCCGTCCAGCCTTAAGGGCATTTACGTCAAATCTATCGCCGTCGCCACCACTATGGGGCCGAGTGTAAAGGTTGAAACTAGTTTGTAA
- the dnaX gene encoding DNA polymerase III subunit gamma/tau, with translation MSQALYRKYRSRSLDEVLGQDHVTNILRRALEQGKIAHAYLLTGPRGVGKTSVARILAHEINQLPYDEEASHLDIIEIDAASNNGVDDIRALREKAQVAPVSAPKKIYIIDEVHMLSKPAFNALLKTLEEPPAHVVFILATTDADKLPATILSRVQQFFFRPISVDIMARQLMTIAEKEGFTIEVEAARLIAERSRGGFRDGISMLDQLSALASADKPLSASDVAQYLGLSATETLESLLELYQQHDAPEALNLLGELEKTGTDPVVLSHQLLSLLRARLHQRPELITLVKQLIEVDRHPHPDLKLLTIFMDGAGGVVHKSSEAAPTSTASLKAAIKPPVATPEAPAEKPEPPVATPEAPAPAAQPPEDSPKTIPKQEQTNDSADKTAANATLAGNQPASNNPPSTATDIDWDKIIALAKEQSFAIATLLQQCSWQRDGNTLTLYAGNAFTKKKLDDAKNRPLIATIVQQVAGTELDIATIGQKAPPKDAELAKIAELMGGGEEVNLEELS, from the coding sequence ATGAGTCAAGCACTGTACCGCAAATATCGCAGTCGCAGCTTGGACGAGGTGTTGGGGCAAGATCACGTGACCAACATTTTGCGCCGAGCACTGGAGCAGGGGAAAATCGCCCATGCGTATTTGCTGACGGGTCCGCGCGGTGTGGGAAAAACATCGGTGGCGCGCATTTTGGCACATGAGATTAATCAGCTGCCGTATGATGAGGAAGCCTCACACCTAGATATTATTGAGATTGACGCCGCCAGCAATAACGGCGTTGACGATATCCGCGCCCTGCGCGAAAAAGCCCAAGTCGCACCCGTTTCCGCGCCGAAAAAAATCTACATCATCGACGAAGTTCACATGCTATCCAAGCCTGCCTTTAACGCACTGTTAAAAACCTTGGAGGAGCCGCCAGCGCACGTAGTATTCATCCTGGCGACCACTGACGCTGACAAGTTGCCCGCTACCATCCTCAGCCGCGTCCAGCAATTTTTCTTTCGCCCCATCTCAGTCGACATCATGGCGCGCCAGCTGATGACTATTGCCGAGAAAGAAGGATTTACTATTGAGGTGGAGGCTGCTCGGCTGATCGCTGAGCGTTCGCGCGGCGGGTTTCGCGACGGCATTAGTATGCTCGACCAATTATCAGCATTAGCCAGCGCTGATAAACCGCTAAGCGCGTCGGACGTTGCCCAGTACCTGGGGCTGAGCGCTACTGAGACGCTGGAGAGCCTGCTGGAATTGTATCAGCAGCACGACGCGCCTGAGGCGCTGAACCTGCTGGGCGAGCTAGAGAAGACTGGCACTGATCCGGTCGTTCTGTCGCACCAACTACTGTCGCTGCTGCGAGCGCGCTTACATCAGCGGCCAGAGTTAATTACATTGGTCAAGCAGCTAATTGAGGTTGATCGCCATCCACATCCGGATTTGAAATTATTGACGATATTTATGGATGGTGCTGGAGGTGTAGTTCATAAATCGTCCGAGGCCGCACCCACGTCGACCGCTAGCTTAAAAGCCGCGATCAAACCGCCAGTAGCCACTCCAGAAGCGCCAGCAGAAAAACCGGAGCCACCAGTAGCCACTCCAGAAGCGCCAGCCCCAGCCGCTCAGCCGCCAGAAGATTCACCAAAAACCATCCCGAAACAGGAGCAAACTAACGACTCTGCGGATAAAACGGCAGCAAACGCCACCCTGGCAGGCAATCAACCGGCATCAAACAACCCACCAAGTACCGCCACAGACATCGACTGGGATAAAATCATCGCCCTCGCCAAAGAGCAGTCGTTCGCTATTGCGACGTTGTTGCAACAGTGCAGTTGGCAGCGAGATGGCAACACCTTGACCCTGTACGCCGGCAATGCCTTTACCAAAAAGAAATTGGATGATGCGAAAAATCGCCCGCTTATTGCGACAATTGTGCAACAAGTCGCCGGCACTGAACTGGATATTGCGACAATCGGACAAAAAGCCCCGCCCAAAGACGCCGAGCTTGCGAAGATTGCCGAGCTGATGGGCGGCGGCGAAGAAGTTAACCTGGAGGAATTATCATGA
- the recR gene encoding recombination protein RecR, whose protein sequence is MKPTILPAALTTLIDEFGGLPGVGPRTAERYAYAVLRRDARRAEQLARALDRLHTRVKTCPVTFALIDHDQEVSPLYQDESRNRRLICVVEEPLDIVALERTGQYSGTYHVLGGAISPIDGIGPEQLHIPELIARIKHDDAEELIIATNASVEGESTALFLQRYLQEAGLTITISRLARGIPVGVDLEYADQITLTHALEGRRKL, encoded by the coding sequence ATGAAACCGACGATTTTGCCGGCGGCGCTGACGACGCTAATTGATGAATTTGGCGGGCTGCCCGGTGTCGGGCCGCGAACTGCTGAGCGCTATGCCTATGCCGTACTTCGGCGTGACGCCAGGCGAGCTGAGCAGCTAGCGCGGGCGCTGGATCGGCTGCATACACGCGTCAAAACCTGTCCGGTCACGTTCGCCTTGATTGATCATGATCAAGAGGTGTCGCCGCTATATCAAGACGAGTCGCGCAATCGACGCTTGATTTGCGTGGTTGAAGAGCCGCTGGACATCGTGGCGCTGGAGCGGACGGGGCAGTATAGCGGCACCTATCACGTGCTGGGCGGCGCGATTTCGCCAATTGATGGCATCGGCCCGGAGCAGCTGCACATCCCCGAGCTCATTGCGCGGATCAAGCACGATGACGCCGAAGAACTGATCATCGCCACCAACGCGTCGGTCGAGGGTGAGTCAACCGCGCTCTTTTTGCAGCGCTACCTCCAGGAGGCCGGCCTCACCATCACCATCTCGCGCCTCGCCCGCGGCATCCCCGTCGGCGTCGACCTCGAATACGCCGACCAAATCACGCTGACGCACGCGCTGGAGGGGCGGCGGAAGCTGTAG
- the rplL gene encoding 50S ribosomal protein L7/L12: protein MADIKKLADELVKLTVLEVNELKNHLKEEYGIEPAAAAVAVAGPAAGGEAAAEDEKTEFTVTLKDAGAQKVAVIKAVKEITGLGLGESKAIVDGAPAPVKEKVSKDEAEAAKKTLEDAGASVELS from the coding sequence ATGGCTGATATTAAAAAATTGGCTGATGAACTGGTCAAATTGACAGTTCTGGAAGTTAACGAATTGAAAAACCACTTGAAAGAAGAATACGGCATCGAGCCAGCTGCTGCTGCAGTGGCTGTTGCTGGTCCAGCTGCTGGTGGCGAGGCTGCCGCAGAAGACGAGAAAACTGAGTTCACCGTCACCCTAAAGGACGCGGGTGCTCAAAAAGTCGCTGTCATTAAGGCAGTCAAGGAAATCACCGGCTTGGGCCTCGGCGAGTCAAAGGCCATCGTCGACGGCGCACCAGCACCAGTCAAGGAAAAGGTGTCAAAGGACGAAGCTGAAGCTGCCAAGAAGACGCTCGAGGATGCAGGCGCTAGCGTTGAGTTAAGCTAA